A single Halarcobacter anaerophilus DNA region contains:
- the rdgB gene encoding RdgB/HAM1 family non-canonical purine NTP pyrophosphatase, whose translation MKIVLATGNKGKIAEFEKLLPNDEVVSFKELIGDYEVVEDKDSFKGNAIKKAKEIYEKIADENIIVISDDSGITVPAINNEPGVYSARYSGENATDKQNNTKLISKLKEKKLEKTEAYYTACIAIVYKNEVYTVHGWMYGEVIPKELGEGGFGYDPMFIPRGFDKTLGELPYEVKKEFSHRSKALNLAKKVLDVIL comes from the coding sequence ATGAAAATAGTTTTAGCTACAGGTAATAAAGGAAAAATAGCTGAGTTTGAAAAATTACTTCCAAATGATGAAGTTGTCTCTTTTAAAGAGTTAATAGGTGATTATGAAGTTGTAGAAGATAAAGATAGTTTTAAAGGTAATGCAATAAAAAAAGCAAAAGAAATTTACGAAAAAATTGCCGATGAAAATATAATCGTAATATCTGATGACAGCGGAATTACTGTTCCTGCAATAAATAATGAACCTGGGGTTTATTCAGCAAGATATTCGGGTGAAAACGCAACAGATAAACAAAACAATACAAAATTAATCTCAAAATTAAAAGAGAAAAAGTTGGAAAAAACAGAAGCATATTATACGGCTTGTATAGCAATAGTATATAAAAATGAAGTTTATACGGTACACGGTTGGATGTACGGAGAAGTTATTCCAAAAGAGCTAGGAGAAGGAGGGTTTGGTTATGATCCGATGTTTATACCAAGAGGTTTTGATAAAACTTTGGGAGAACTTCCTTATGAAGTAAAAAAAGAGTTTTCTCACAGAAGCAAAGCTTTAAATCTGGCAAAAAAAGTGTTGGATGTGATTTTATAA
- a CDS encoding pyrroline-5-carboxylate reductase: MKLTLIGNGFMAQALAKGLIKKFEVEIIGRDINKLKKVKELIPAIEIKELEDAEDINGKNVIFCVKPYALQSVAARLEGEANILFSILAGTSLESLRKQIKSKYYVRVMPNVAASVSKSATTLTGDKEVKKLAHEIFEYIGKAVWVDTEKELDIATAVAGSGPAFLCLIAEALSDGAVKAGLNRKISNELVQGLFEGYAKLLENNHPAIIKDSVMSPGGTTAAGVAKIEEGAVRSHMIKAIEAAHNKAVEIGKK, translated from the coding sequence ATGAAACTTACACTTATAGGGAACGGTTTTATGGCTCAAGCCTTGGCTAAAGGATTGATTAAAAAATTTGAAGTTGAAATTATAGGAAGAGATATTAACAAATTAAAAAAAGTAAAAGAGTTAATTCCCGCTATTGAAATTAAAGAGTTGGAAGATGCAGAAGATATAAACGGTAAAAACGTAATCTTTTGCGTAAAACCCTATGCTTTGCAAAGTGTTGCGGCAAGACTTGAAGGAGAAGCAAATATCCTGTTTTCAATCTTAGCGGGTACCTCTTTGGAGAGTTTGAGAAAACAGATTAAATCAAAATATTATGTAAGAGTAATGCCAAACGTAGCTGCTTCTGTCAGTAAATCGGCAACTACCCTAACAGGAGACAAAGAGGTAAAAAAATTAGCTCATGAAATTTTTGAGTATATTGGAAAAGCTGTTTGGGTTGATACGGAAAAAGAACTAGATATAGCAACTGCGGTTGCCGGAAGCGGTCCTGCTTTTTTATGTTTGATTGCAGAGGCTTTAAGTGATGGAGCCGTAAAAGCAGGTTTAAACAGAAAAATAAGTAATGAATTAGTTCAAGGTCTTTTTGAAGGGTATGCAAAACTTTTGGAAAATAATCACCCCGCAATAATCAAAGATTCTGTTATGAGTCCAGGAGGAACAACGGCTGCAGGTGTTGCAAAAATAGAAGAAGGTGCCGTAAGAAGCCATATGATAAAAGCTATCGAAGCTGCCCATAACAAAGCAGTTGAAATTGGTAAAAAGTAG
- a CDS encoding outer membrane protein assembly factor BamD, with product MGNYVKFRSLLFAVALVFVFSACSQKSEKVKEFDKPALYWYNKMIKEISTGYLEDADDTYISLESEHRNSPLLSTALLVLANAHIDEEEYELANFYLDEYIKRYALSKNIDYVRYLKIKANFQGFAYDLRDQQLIEDTIAQIEEFRKSFPRSPYTPLVNTMSARLYMAKANLDKEIADLYSRLDKPEAAKYYNEKVKKSWVNPKEIEPVEVPFYRYPFERNLF from the coding sequence ATGGGTAATTACGTAAAGTTTAGAAGTCTACTTTTTGCAGTAGCTTTGGTTTTTGTGTTTTCGGCTTGTTCTCAAAAATCCGAAAAAGTAAAAGAGTTTGATAAACCGGCACTGTATTGGTATAACAAAATGATTAAAGAGATTAGTACCGGATATTTGGAAGATGCAGATGACACTTATATCTCTCTTGAGAGTGAACATAGAAATTCACCGCTTCTCTCAACAGCACTTCTTGTTTTGGCAAACGCTCATATTGATGAAGAAGAGTATGAATTAGCGAATTTTTATTTAGATGAGTATATAAAAAGATATGCCCTTAGTAAAAATATTGATTATGTTAGATATTTGAAAATTAAAGCAAACTTTCAAGGTTTTGCTTATGATTTAAGAGATCAACAATTAATAGAAGATACTATTGCCCAAATAGAAGAGTTTAGAAAAAGTTTTCCAAGGTCTCCGTATACACCTTTGGTTAATACAATGAGTGCAAGACTTTATATGGCAAAAGCAAACTTGGATAAAGAGATTGCTGATCTATACAGTAGATTAGACAAACCCGAAGCAGCAAAATATTATAATGAAAAAGTAAAAAAATCATGGGTTAACCCAAAAGAGATAGAACCTGTTGAGGTTCCTTTTTATAGATACCCGTTTGAAAGAAATCTTTTTTAA
- the lon gene encoding endopeptidase La gives MELENYDSFPQEIPLIIEDDIFLYPFMIAPLFLSNEENIKAVEDAIEQNKLVIVTVSKPGQEGKREKESFYDVGVVGNIMRKVSLPDGKVKVLFQGLTKGEIKNFSEDNPIYAFVDRLIDEEYSQESVNSIIDVLREQVKKLSRINSKFPVDLIKTIEENDDATRIADLISSVLRVKKEDAYKLFSERNVEKRLLEIIETIKKEIESFKIQKEITQKVNSKIEKTHKDYFLKEQIKAIQKELGTDNQKDVEIKGYKRKLKKLKPFMPKDGYKETKKQIEKLSRMHQDSPDSALLQTYVENVLDVPFGKYSDEKISVENVENQLDHDHYSLEKPKERISEYFAVKEMLEERKIESLKSKGTVLCFVGPPGVGKTSLANSISKALKRPLVRIALGGMEDVNELRGHRRTYVGAMPGRIVKGLVDAKTMNPVIVLDEIDKLGANHRGDPTAVMLEVLDPEQNNDFRDLYLNFAIDLSQVIFVATANDARNIPAPLRDRMEFIEMSSYTPNEKYHIAKDYLIPQELEKHGLKRSEIVLSKTTIEIIISKYTREAGVRNLRRVFAKLFRKAVKKLLKNKDLKKVSINTKNLKEYLDNPIFEIDPAEKKNSIGVTNGLAWTAVGGDVLKTEAVKLRGKGILSVTGNMGDVMKESSKISYSVVKLLIDNKKLKIDKKIIPLTQKEKEEKVELEPSEVYKRFDIHLHIPEGATPKDGPSAGITMATTIASILSEREVRSDIAMTGELTLTGKVLPIGGLKEKLIAAYKAKMKLALIPRKNFQRDLDEIPSEVKEAMQIKAVDTIEDVLKEALV, from the coding sequence ATGGAATTAGAAAATTATGATTCTTTTCCACAGGAGATACCATTAATTATAGAAGATGATATCTTCTTATATCCATTTATGATTGCACCACTTTTTTTGAGCAATGAAGAGAATATAAAAGCAGTGGAAGATGCAATTGAACAAAATAAATTAGTAATTGTAACAGTAAGTAAACCCGGACAAGAAGGTAAAAGAGAAAAAGAGAGTTTTTATGATGTCGGGGTAGTTGGAAATATTATGAGAAAAGTAAGTCTTCCTGACGGTAAAGTAAAAGTGCTTTTCCAAGGATTGACAAAAGGTGAAATCAAAAATTTTAGCGAAGATAATCCGATTTATGCTTTTGTTGACAGATTAATTGATGAAGAGTATTCACAAGAGAGCGTTAACTCTATAATTGATGTTTTAAGAGAACAAGTTAAAAAACTTTCTAGAATAAACTCGAAATTTCCTGTTGATTTGATAAAAACAATTGAAGAAAATGATGATGCAACAAGAATTGCGGATTTGATCTCTTCTGTTTTAAGAGTTAAAAAAGAGGATGCCTACAAACTCTTTTCTGAAAGAAATGTTGAAAAAAGACTGCTTGAAATAATCGAAACTATAAAAAAAGAGATAGAGAGTTTTAAAATACAAAAAGAGATTACCCAAAAAGTAAACTCTAAAATAGAAAAAACTCATAAAGATTATTTCCTTAAAGAGCAGATAAAAGCAATTCAAAAAGAGTTAGGTACGGATAATCAAAAAGATGTAGAGATAAAAGGTTATAAAAGAAAATTAAAAAAATTAAAACCTTTTATGCCAAAAGACGGTTATAAAGAGACAAAAAAACAGATTGAAAAACTATCAAGAATGCATCAAGATTCGCCTGACAGTGCCCTTTTACAAACATATGTCGAAAATGTTCTTGATGTTCCTTTCGGAAAATATTCAGATGAAAAAATTTCTGTTGAAAATGTAGAAAATCAATTAGATCACGACCACTACTCTTTGGAAAAACCAAAAGAGAGAATTTCTGAATACTTTGCCGTAAAAGAGATGCTTGAAGAGAGAAAAATCGAGAGCTTAAAATCTAAAGGTACTGTTTTATGTTTTGTAGGACCTCCGGGAGTGGGTAAAACTTCTTTGGCAAACTCTATTTCAAAAGCCTTAAAAAGACCTCTTGTTAGAATTGCCTTAGGTGGAATGGAAGACGTAAATGAATTAAGAGGTCACAGAAGAACATACGTAGGTGCAATGCCCGGAAGAATAGTAAAAGGTTTAGTCGATGCAAAAACTATGAATCCCGTAATTGTACTTGATGAGATTGATAAATTAGGAGCAAATCATAGAGGTGATCCAACGGCAGTTATGCTTGAAGTTTTGGATCCTGAACAAAACAATGATTTTAGAGACCTTTATTTGAACTTTGCTATTGATTTATCTCAGGTTATTTTCGTAGCAACTGCAAATGATGCCAGAAATATTCCCGCACCTCTTAGAGATAGAATGGAATTTATAGAGATGTCGTCATACACTCCAAATGAGAAATATCATATTGCAAAAGATTATTTGATACCTCAAGAGCTTGAAAAACACGGTTTAAAAAGAAGTGAAATAGTTCTTTCAAAAACAACAATAGAGATAATTATTTCTAAATATACAAGAGAAGCCGGAGTTAGAAACCTAAGAAGAGTTTTTGCAAAACTTTTTAGAAAAGCGGTAAAAAAACTTCTTAAAAATAAAGATTTGAAAAAAGTATCTATAAATACAAAAAATCTAAAAGAGTATTTGGATAATCCAATTTTTGAAATTGATCCTGCAGAAAAGAAAAACTCAATCGGAGTTACAAACGGTCTTGCTTGGACGGCTGTCGGCGGAGACGTTTTAAAAACCGAAGCTGTAAAACTAAGAGGAAAAGGAATTTTAAGCGTAACCGGTAATATGGGAGATGTAATGAAAGAGTCATCAAAAATCTCATATTCGGTCGTAAAACTTTTAATTGATAATAAAAAATTAAAAATAGATAAAAAAATAATTCCTCTTACGCAAAAAGAGAAAGAAGAAAAAGTCGAATTAGAACCAAGTGAAGTCTATAAAAGATTTGATATACATCTTCATATTCCTGAAGGTGCTACTCCAAAAGACGGACCAAGTGCAGGTATTACCATGGCAACGACAATTGCTTCAATTTTAAGTGAAAGAGAAGTCCGTTCTGATATCGCTATGACGGGAGAATTGACTCTTACGGGGAAAGTACTGCCTATTGGTGGATTAAAAGAGAAACTAATAGCAGCTTATAAAGCTAAAATGAAATTGGCATTAATCCCTAGAAAAAATTTCCAAAGAGATTTGGATGAAATACCTTCTGAAGTAAAAGAAGCGATGCAAATCAAAGCTGTAGATACTATAGAAGATGTTTTAAAAGAGGCATTAGTCTAA
- a CDS encoding rhomboid family intramembrane serine protease, whose amino-acid sequence MLKTKDFTLTNIVIFITVIFYLLQINMNYGALYFGLNIYFTEGLFFWQPLTSMFAHGGFGHIAMNMFVLYQFGNLIERFRGKKEFFFVYFLGGILTSLLSYLYIYFLDNQVNLVGASGAICVLLGYVAYFDKFQRKGIITWILIISVAPILIGLPIAWYSHFIGLALGFIFGVIRKLTH is encoded by the coding sequence ATGTTAAAAACTAAAGATTTTACATTAACAAATATTGTTATATTTATTACCGTGATATTTTATCTCTTACAGATAAATATGAATTACGGTGCTTTATATTTTGGACTTAATATCTATTTTACCGAAGGATTGTTTTTTTGGCAACCTCTAACTTCTATGTTCGCCCACGGCGGATTTGGACATATTGCTATGAATATGTTTGTACTTTATCAGTTTGGAAATTTAATAGAGAGATTCAGAGGTAAAAAAGAGTTTTTCTTTGTCTATTTCCTTGGCGGAATTTTAACTTCACTTTTAAGTTATTTGTATATCTATTTTTTAGATAATCAAGTAAATTTAGTAGGAGCATCAGGAGCAATTTGTGTTCTTTTAGGATATGTAGCATATTTTGATAAGTTTCAAAGAAAAGGTATAATAACTTGGATTTTGATTATCTCGGTTGCACCTATTTTAATTGGATTGCCTATAGCTTGGTACTCTCACTTTATAGGACTTGCTTTAGGATTTATTTTTGGAGTTATTAGAAAACTGACTCACTAA